A single region of the Pseudomonas granadensis genome encodes:
- a CDS encoding DUF2059 domain-containing protein: MTRLRAICTAVALVCASGQVLADTASHNASAEAFLTLAHADKLGTPVYMQVQQMFAQRFEQTKAPEAKKAVLETYQAKANAALDQAIGWNKLKPDMVKLYTSNFSESELKDLVAFYQSPLGKKVLEKMPQLTQQSAQMTQGKLESAVPVVNKLLDDMTKELTPAAAPAKKK, translated from the coding sequence ATGACTCGTCTTCGTGCCATCTGTACCGCGGTTGCACTGGTTTGCGCCAGCGGCCAGGTGCTTGCCGATACCGCCAGCCACAACGCCAGTGCCGAAGCCTTCCTGACCCTGGCTCACGCTGACAAACTGGGCACTCCGGTGTACATGCAAGTGCAGCAAATGTTTGCCCAGCGTTTTGAGCAGACCAAAGCCCCCGAGGCCAAGAAAGCCGTCCTCGAAACCTACCAGGCCAAAGCCAACGCCGCGCTGGACCAGGCCATTGGCTGGAACAAGCTCAAGCCTGACATGGTCAAGCTCTACACCAGCAACTTCAGCGAATCCGAGCTCAAGGACCTGGTCGCGTTCTACCAGTCGCCACTGGGTAAAAAGGTCCTGGAAAAAATGCCGCAGCTGACCCAGCAATCGGCGCAGATGACCCAGGGCAAGCTGGAAAGCGCCGTGCCAGTGGTCAACAAGCTGCTCGACGACATGACCAAAGAGCTGACCCCGGCCGCTGCACCGGCCAAGAAGAAGTAA
- a CDS encoding BolA family protein, with protein sequence MTMQQRIESTLGLLQPEHLQVLDESHMHSRGLQTHYKAVVVSAQFEGLNRVKRHQKVYGTLGELMGEFHALALHTYTPQEWAEVGAAPASPTCAGGDQR encoded by the coding sequence ATGACCATGCAACAACGCATCGAATCGACGCTGGGCCTGCTGCAGCCTGAGCATCTGCAAGTGCTGGACGAAAGCCACATGCACAGTCGCGGGTTACAGACGCACTACAAGGCCGTGGTGGTCAGCGCGCAGTTCGAAGGCCTGAACCGGGTCAAGCGCCACCAGAAAGTCTACGGCACGCTCGGCGAGCTGATGGGCGAGTTCCATGCGTTGGCGCTGCACACCTACACCCCGCAGGAATGGGCAGAAGTGGGCGCTGCACCGGCGTCGCCAACTTGTGCCGGAGGAGATCAGCGATAA
- the mupP gene encoding N-acetylmuramic acid 6-phosphate phosphatase MupP: MAIRAVLFDMDGTLLDTAPDFIAICQAMRADRGLPRINDKHIRDEISGGAKAMVAVTFSMDPESPGFEELRQEFLERYLVGCAVHSKLFDGMAELLVDIEKANLIWGVVTNKPVRFAEPIMQRLGLAERSALLICPDHVKNSKPDPEPLTLACSMLDLDPSTVLFIGDDLRDIESGRAAGTRTCAVTYGYIHPDDHPRHWGADVVVDHPLELRKVLDNALCSC, from the coding sequence ATGGCTATCAGAGCGGTTCTCTTCGACATGGACGGTACCCTGCTCGACACGGCGCCGGACTTCATCGCCATCTGCCAGGCCATGCGCGCCGATCGCGGCTTGCCGCGGATCAACGACAAGCACATCCGCGACGAGATTTCCGGTGGCGCCAAAGCCATGGTCGCGGTGACCTTTTCGATGGACCCGGAATCGCCGGGCTTCGAGGAGTTGCGTCAGGAATTTCTCGAGCGTTATCTGGTCGGCTGCGCAGTGCACAGCAAGCTGTTCGACGGCATGGCCGAACTGTTGGTCGACATCGAAAAAGCCAACCTGATCTGGGGCGTGGTCACCAACAAGCCGGTGCGTTTCGCCGAGCCGATCATGCAGCGACTGGGGCTGGCCGAGCGCTCGGCGCTGCTGATCTGCCCGGATCACGTGAAAAACAGCAAGCCCGATCCAGAGCCGCTAACCCTCGCATGCAGCATGCTTGATCTGGATCCGTCGACGGTACTGTTTATCGGCGATGATCTGCGCGACATCGAATCCGGCCGCGCCGCCGGGACCAGGACCTGCGCGGTGACCTACGGCTACATTCACCCGGACGATCACCCACGTCACTGGGGTGCGGACGTGGTAGTCGATCATCCGCTGGAGTTGCGCAAGGTGCTCGATAACGCGCTGTGCAGCTGCTGA
- a CDS encoding DsbA family protein, with protein sequence MCSWCWGFAPVAKALVEQAQAAGVELHLVVGGLRTGSGAALEPTTRRYILEHWQAVTEATGQPFMLDGALPDGFVYDTEPACRAIVTARSLAPDCAWTLVGLIQQAFYVEGRDVTQASVLVELAEQAGVPRIEFAALFDHADQYKATQADFTWVQDLGIAGFPTLLAERNGQLALLTNGYQPLSELAPLLGRWLERAACA encoded by the coding sequence ATGTGTTCGTGGTGCTGGGGTTTTGCTCCGGTGGCCAAGGCCTTGGTCGAGCAGGCGCAGGCAGCCGGGGTCGAGCTGCATCTGGTGGTCGGCGGCTTGCGCACCGGCAGCGGCGCGGCGCTGGAACCGACCACGCGTCGCTACATCCTTGAACACTGGCAGGCGGTCACCGAGGCCACCGGCCAGCCGTTCATGCTCGACGGGGCGTTGCCGGACGGCTTTGTCTACGACACTGAACCGGCCTGCCGCGCCATCGTTACGGCGCGCAGTCTGGCGCCGGATTGCGCCTGGACGCTGGTTGGCCTGATCCAGCAGGCGTTCTACGTTGAAGGTCGCGACGTCACCCAGGCCAGCGTGCTGGTCGAGCTGGCCGAGCAGGCAGGTGTGCCGCGCATCGAGTTCGCTGCGTTGTTTGATCATGCCGACCAATACAAAGCCACTCAGGCCGATTTCACCTGGGTCCAGGATCTGGGCATCGCCGGTTTCCCGACCCTGCTGGCCGAGCGCAACGGTCAACTGGCGCTGCTGACCAATGGCTATCAACCGCTCAGCGAGCTGGCGCCGTTGCTGGGCCGCTGGCTGGAGCGCGCGGCCTGTGCCTGA
- a CDS encoding EAL domain-containing protein — MKQKRTLGTPRLLGIVWPFIAVVLFQALLGGVSLYVLSAVRGYVAGESLWSKGQKDAIYYLNLYADSRDEAIFLKYREAIGVPQGGHQLRLALDRQPPDLAAAREGILKGGNHPDDVSSLIWLYLNFRHFSYLETAIDRWTVGDGYLDQLDDVAQEMHRGISQSSASDADIQHWKTRIFNINDAVTPAAKAFSDALGEGSRMIMRLLLFTNLATALGLIVLALWRTHKLLKQRHAFAEALQLEKDRAHVTLHSIGDGVITTDVSGAIDYMNPAAEAMTHWKAEQAAGLPLSALFNLLDDNAQAEGLTLIEHILSGKLSGGSEHSKLIQRLDGSTLSVTLVGAPIRNAGKVSGTVLVLHDMTQERQYIANLSWQATHDALTGLANRREFEYRLEQALHNLTRQAGRHALMFLDLDQFKLVNDTCGHAAGDELLRHICTLLQSGLREGDTLARLGGDEFGILLENCAPEAAEKIADSLRQTVQNLHFVWKGRPFLTTVSIGLVHVAQTPTTLEASLRAADMACYMAKEKGRNRVQVYHADDSELSLRFGEMAWVQRLHMALEENRFCLYAQEIAPLKPTHGEAGHIEILLRLHDESGRMILPDSFIPAAERYGLMTQLDRWVVQNVFKVIAQCIAQEHQRSLAMCAINLSGITIGDDAFLHFLREQFVNYNIPPEMICFEITETSAIANLGSAIRFINELKGLGCYFSLDDFCAGMSSFAYLKHLPVDFLKIDGSFVKDMLDDPINRAMVEVINHIGHVMGKQTIAEFVETAQIEQALLEIGVDYAQGYVIERPQLFTCDSLQSRSARPQPLLFKAPGTFR; from the coding sequence ATGAAGCAAAAGCGGACTCTCGGAACGCCACGGTTGTTGGGCATCGTCTGGCCATTTATTGCCGTTGTGTTATTTCAAGCGTTGTTGGGTGGCGTCAGCCTGTATGTGCTTTCGGCCGTTCGCGGCTACGTTGCCGGTGAAAGTCTCTGGTCCAAGGGCCAGAAAGACGCGATCTATTACCTCAATCTGTATGCCGACAGCCGCGACGAGGCGATTTTTCTCAAGTATCGCGAGGCGATCGGCGTGCCGCAGGGCGGGCATCAGTTGCGGCTGGCGCTGGACCGCCAGCCGCCGGACCTGGCTGCCGCGCGCGAAGGCATTCTCAAGGGCGGCAACCACCCCGATGATGTTTCAAGCCTGATCTGGCTGTACCTCAATTTTCGCCATTTCAGTTATCTGGAAACCGCCATCGATCGCTGGACGGTCGGTGATGGCTATCTTGACCAACTCGATGACGTCGCCCAGGAAATGCATCGCGGCATTTCGCAGAGTTCAGCGAGCGACGCCGATATCCAGCACTGGAAGACGCGGATCTTCAACATCAACGATGCCGTGACCCCAGCCGCCAAGGCCTTCAGCGATGCGTTGGGCGAAGGCTCGCGGATGATCATGCGCCTGTTGCTGTTCACCAATCTGGCCACGGCGCTTGGGCTGATCGTCCTGGCGCTGTGGCGCACGCACAAATTGCTCAAGCAACGTCACGCCTTCGCCGAGGCGCTGCAACTGGAGAAAGACCGCGCGCACGTCACCCTGCATTCGATCGGTGATGGCGTCATCACTACCGACGTCAGCGGCGCCATCGACTACATGAACCCCGCCGCCGAAGCAATGACCCACTGGAAGGCCGAGCAGGCCGCTGGGCTGCCACTCTCTGCGCTGTTCAATTTGCTCGATGACAACGCCCAGGCCGAAGGGTTGACGCTGATCGAGCACATTCTCAGCGGCAAGCTCAGCGGCGGCAGCGAGCATTCGAAACTGATTCAGCGCCTGGACGGCAGCACCTTGTCGGTGACCCTGGTCGGTGCGCCGATCCGCAATGCCGGCAAGGTCAGCGGCACGGTACTGGTGCTGCACGACATGACGCAGGAGCGCCAGTACATCGCCAATCTGTCGTGGCAGGCCACCCACGATGCGTTGACCGGGCTGGCCAACCGCCGCGAGTTCGAATACCGCCTCGAGCAGGCGCTGCACAACCTCACGCGTCAGGCCGGGCGGCATGCGTTGATGTTTCTCGATCTGGATCAATTCAAGCTGGTCAACGACACCTGCGGTCACGCCGCCGGCGATGAGCTGTTGCGACACATTTGCACATTGCTGCAATCGGGCCTGCGCGAGGGCGATACGCTCGCGCGTTTGGGCGGTGACGAATTCGGCATTCTGTTGGAGAACTGCGCCCCCGAAGCGGCGGAAAAGATCGCCGATTCGCTGCGTCAGACCGTGCAAAACCTGCACTTTGTCTGGAAGGGCCGGCCATTTCTGACCACGGTAAGCATCGGCCTGGTGCATGTCGCGCAGACTCCGACCACCCTTGAAGCCTCGCTGCGCGCTGCCGATATGGCCTGTTACATGGCCAAGGAAAAGGGCCGCAATCGCGTGCAGGTCTACCATGCCGATGACTCCGAGCTGTCGCTGCGCTTTGGGGAAATGGCCTGGGTGCAGCGGCTGCACATGGCGCTGGAAGAAAACCGGTTTTGTCTCTACGCCCAGGAAATCGCCCCGCTCAAACCGACTCACGGCGAGGCTGGGCACATCGAGATTCTGCTGCGTCTGCACGATGAGTCCGGACGGATGATCTTGCCTGACAGTTTCATTCCCGCCGCCGAGCGTTATGGTTTGATGACTCAACTAGACCGTTGGGTAGTTCAGAACGTATTTAAAGTTATTGCCCAATGTATTGCCCAGGAACATCAGCGCTCATTAGCAATGTGTGCGATTAATCTGTCAGGAATTACTATAGGAGATGACGCGTTCTTGCACTTTCTGCGCGAACAGTTTGTTAACTACAACATACCGCCTGAAATGATTTGTTTTGAAATTACTGAGACCAGTGCAATTGCAAATCTCGGCAGTGCAATCAGATTCATCAATGAACTCAAGGGCTTAGGTTGCTATTTTTCACTCGATGATTTTTGTGCCGGAATGTCTTCGTTCGCTTATTTGAAACATTTGCCTGTAGACTTCCTGAAGATCGACGGAAGTTTCGTAAAGGACATGCTGGACGACCCGATTAACCGGGCGATGGTCGAAGTGATCAATCACATCGGGCATGTCATGGGCAAGCAGACGATTGCCGAGTTTGTTGAAACAGCCCAGATCGAGCAGGCATTGCTTGAAATCGGAGTCGACTACGCTCAGGGTTATGTCATCGAACGGCCGCAGTTGTTTACCTGTGACAGTTTGCAAAGTAGATCCGCCAGACCGCAGCCGCTGTTATTCAAAGCGCCTGGCACGTTCCGTTGA
- a CDS encoding TenA family transcriptional regulator, which yields MEAASYPGWAQQLIQDCSESKRRVVEHELYLRMRDNKLSARTMRQYLIGGWPVVEQFALYMAQNLTKTKFARHPGEDMARRWLMRNIRVELNHADYWVHWSRAHGVSLEDLQAQQVPPELHALSHWCWHTSSADSLIVAIAATNYAIEGATGEWSAVVCSTGVYAAAFPEEERKRAMKWLKMHAQYDDAHPWEALEIICTLAGMNPTKALQAELRQAICKSYDYMYLFLERCMQLETSERAVHNRERRAVVEN from the coding sequence ATGGAAGCTGCAAGTTATCCTGGCTGGGCACAACAGCTGATTCAGGATTGCAGCGAGAGCAAGCGCCGGGTTGTCGAACATGAACTTTACCTGCGCATGCGTGATAACAAGCTCAGCGCCAGAACCATGCGTCAGTACCTGATCGGGGGCTGGCCGGTGGTTGAGCAGTTTGCCTTGTACATGGCGCAGAACCTCACCAAGACCAAATTCGCTCGCCATCCGGGCGAGGACATGGCGCGCCGCTGGCTGATGCGCAACATCCGCGTCGAACTCAATCACGCCGATTACTGGGTGCACTGGAGTCGGGCCCATGGCGTCAGCCTGGAAGATCTCCAGGCCCAACAGGTGCCACCGGAATTGCATGCCTTGAGTCATTGGTGCTGGCACACCAGTTCAGCCGATTCGCTGATCGTCGCCATCGCCGCGACCAACTATGCCATCGAAGGCGCGACCGGGGAGTGGTCGGCAGTGGTCTGCTCGACCGGCGTCTACGCTGCCGCGTTCCCTGAAGAGGAGCGCAAGCGTGCGATGAAATGGCTGAAGATGCATGCGCAGTACGACGACGCGCATCCGTGGGAAGCCCTGGAAATCATCTGCACCCTGGCCGGCATGAACCCGACCAAGGCCTTGCAGGCTGAACTGCGCCAGGCGATCTGCAAAAGCTACGACTACATGTACCTGTTCCTTGAACGCTGCATGCAACTGGAAACGTCTGAGCGCGCAGTGCACAACCGCGAGCGCAGGGCGGTAGTCGAGAACTGA
- a CDS encoding ABC transporter ATP-binding protein: MPDLGDDTAAGKQGDRLSWAEVRRLALTHKKSLWIANGVAVLATLCSVPIPLLLPLLVDEVLLGHRDAALKVMNHFLPSMWQQAAGYIGLMLVVTLTLRCSALCFGVLQSRLFARLAKDIVYRIRVRLIERLKRISLGEYESLGSGTVTTHLVTDLDTLDKFVGETLSRFLVAMLTLVGTASILMWMHWKLALLILLFNPLVIYATVQLGKRVKHLKKLENDSTARFTQALSETLDAIQEVRAGNRQGFFLGRLGLRAQEVRNYAVNSQWKTDASNRASGLLFQFGIDIFRAAAMLTVLFSDLSIGQMLAVFSYLWFMIGPVEQLLNLQYAYYAAGGALARINELLARADEPQYPGGVDPFKGRDTVGIQVQGLSFGYGDELVLDQMNLSIAPGEKVAIVGASGGGKSTLVQLLLGLYTPLAGTIRFGGSTQQDIGLETVRENVAVVLQHPALFNDTVRANLTMGRTRSDEACWQALQIAQLEATVRALPNGLDSIVGRSGVRLSGGQRQRLAIARMILAEPKVVILDEATSALDAATEYNLHQAMARFLSGRTTLIIAHRLSAVKQADRVLVFDGGQIAEDGDHQQLIADGGLYAKLYGHLQQIQRP, translated from the coding sequence GTGCCTGACCTTGGCGATGACACGGCAGCTGGCAAGCAAGGCGACCGGCTGAGCTGGGCAGAAGTCCGGCGTCTGGCACTCACACACAAGAAATCTCTGTGGATCGCCAACGGCGTGGCCGTGCTGGCGACGCTGTGCAGCGTGCCGATTCCGCTGTTGCTGCCGTTACTGGTCGATGAAGTGCTGCTAGGCCACCGCGATGCGGCGCTGAAAGTCATGAACCATTTCCTGCCGAGCATGTGGCAACAGGCGGCGGGTTATATCGGCCTGATGCTGGTGGTCACCCTGACGTTGCGCTGCAGTGCGCTGTGCTTTGGCGTGTTGCAGTCGCGGTTGTTTGCGCGGCTGGCCAAGGACATCGTCTACCGCATCCGCGTGCGCCTGATCGAACGGCTGAAACGCATCTCCCTCGGCGAATACGAAAGCCTGGGCAGTGGCACGGTCACTACGCATCTGGTTACCGACCTGGACACCCTCGACAAATTTGTCGGGGAAACCCTCAGCCGCTTTCTGGTGGCGATGCTCACGCTGGTCGGCACCGCCAGCATTCTCATGTGGATGCACTGGAAACTGGCGCTGCTGATTCTGCTGTTCAACCCGCTGGTGATCTACGCCACGGTGCAGCTGGGCAAACGCGTCAAGCACCTGAAGAAACTCGAAAACGACAGCACTGCGCGCTTCACCCAGGCGCTGAGCGAAACCCTCGATGCGATTCAGGAAGTGCGCGCCGGCAACCGCCAGGGCTTTTTCCTCGGACGCCTCGGCCTGCGCGCGCAGGAAGTGCGCAACTACGCGGTCAATTCGCAGTGGAAAACCGACGCCTCGAACCGTGCCAGTGGTTTGCTGTTCCAGTTCGGCATCGATATTTTCCGCGCGGCGGCAATGCTCACCGTGTTGTTTTCCGACCTGTCGATCGGGCAGATGCTCGCGGTGTTCAGTTACCTGTGGTTCATGATCGGCCCGGTCGAGCAACTGCTCAATCTGCAATACGCCTATTACGCGGCGGGCGGGGCGCTGGCGCGGATCAACGAACTGCTGGCGCGCGCCGATGAACCGCAATACCCGGGCGGCGTCGATCCGTTCAAGGGCCGCGACACCGTCGGCATTCAGGTGCAAGGCTTGAGTTTCGGTTATGGCGATGAGCTGGTGCTGGATCAGATGAACCTGTCGATTGCGCCGGGCGAGAAGGTGGCCATCGTCGGCGCCAGCGGGGGCGGCAAAAGTACCTTGGTGCAGTTGCTTCTCGGGTTGTATACGCCGCTGGCCGGGACCATCCGTTTCGGCGGCTCGACCCAGCAGGACATCGGCCTGGAAACCGTGCGGGAAAACGTTGCAGTGGTTTTGCAGCATCCGGCGCTGTTCAACGACACAGTGCGCGCCAACCTCACCATGGGCCGCACCCGCAGCGACGAAGCCTGCTGGCAGGCGCTGCAAATCGCCCAGCTTGAAGCCACTGTGCGCGCCTTGCCCAACGGCCTCGACAGCATTGTCGGGCGCTCCGGCGTGCGTCTGTCCGGCGGTCAGCGCCAGCGTCTGGCGATTGCACGCATGATCCTCGCCGAGCCGAAAGTGGTGATCCTCGACGAAGCCACTTCGGCCCTCGACGCCGCTACCGAATACAATCTGCATCAGGCCATGGCGCGCTTCCTCAGTGGCCGCACCACGCTGATCATCGCCCACCGCTTGTCGGCAGTGAAGCAAGCCGATCGCGTGCTGGTGTTCGACGGTGGTCAGATTGCCGAAGACGGTGATCATCAGCAATTGATTGCCGATGGCGGGCTGTATGCCAAGCTCTACGGCCATCTGCAGCAGATCCAGCGGCCTTGA
- a CDS encoding YciK family oxidoreductase, with product MFDYTARPELLKDRVILVTGAGRGIGAAAAKTYAAHGATVLLLGKTEANLTEVYDAIEAAGHPQPAVIPFNLETALPHQYDELAAMIETEFGHLDGLLHNASIIGPRTPIEQLSGENFMRVMQVNVNAMFMLTSTLLPLLKLSQDASVVFTSSSVGRKGRAYWGAYGVSKFATEGLMQTLADEVDGVAPVRSNSINPGGTRTSMRAQAYPGENPLNNPTPEEIMPVYLYLMGPDSAGINGQAFNAQ from the coding sequence ATGTTTGATTACACCGCTCGTCCCGAATTGCTCAAGGATCGGGTCATTCTGGTCACCGGTGCCGGTCGCGGCATCGGTGCAGCGGCGGCGAAAACCTACGCCGCCCATGGCGCCACGGTGCTGCTGCTGGGCAAGACCGAAGCCAATCTGACCGAGGTCTACGACGCAATCGAAGCGGCAGGCCATCCGCAACCGGCGGTGATCCCGTTCAACCTCGAAACCGCCCTGCCCCATCAATACGATGAGCTGGCAGCAATGATCGAAACCGAGTTCGGCCATCTCGACGGTCTGCTGCACAACGCCTCGATCATCGGCCCGCGCACGCCGATCGAACAGTTGTCCGGCGAGAATTTCATGCGCGTGATGCAGGTCAACGTCAACGCCATGTTCATGCTGACCAGCACCCTGCTGCCGCTGCTCAAGCTGTCGCAGGACGCCTCGGTGGTGTTCACCTCCAGCAGCGTGGGCCGAAAGGGTCGCGCCTATTGGGGCGCGTACGGCGTGTCGAAGTTCGCCACCGAAGGCCTGATGCAAACCCTGGCCGATGAAGTCGATGGCGTGGCGCCGGTGCGTTCCAACAGCATCAACCCGGGTGGCACCCGCACCAGCATGCGTGCGCAAGCCTATCCAGGAGAAAACCCGCTGAACAACCCGACCCCGGAAGAGATCATGCCGGTGTACCTGTACCTGATGGGCCCGGACAGTGCCGGGATCAACGGTCAGGCGTTCAACGCGCAGTAA
- the trhO gene encoding oxygen-dependent tRNA uridine(34) hydroxylase TrhO: MTQPIVVAALYKFVTLEDYVDLREPLLQAMVDNGIKGTLLIAEEGINGTVSGTREGIDGLLAWLKNDPRMIDIDHKESYCDEQPFYRTKVKLKKEIVTLGVEGVDPNKKVGTYVEPQDWNALISDPEVLLIDTRNDYEVAIGTFEGAIDPKTTSFREFPEYIKEHFDPAVHKKVAMFCTGGIRCEKASSYMLGEGFEEVYHLKGGILKYLEEVPQEETRWQGDCFVFDNRVTVRHDLSEGDYDQCHACRTPVSVEDRASEHYVAGISCPHCWDKLSEKTRRSAIDRQKQIELAKARNQPHPIGYNYKQASTEA; encoded by the coding sequence ATGACACAACCGATTGTCGTGGCGGCACTGTACAAGTTCGTCACCCTCGAAGATTACGTTGACCTGCGCGAGCCGCTGCTGCAAGCGATGGTCGACAACGGCATCAAAGGCACTCTGCTGATTGCCGAAGAAGGCATCAACGGTACTGTTTCCGGCACCCGCGAAGGCATTGACGGCCTGCTCGCCTGGCTGAAGAACGATCCACGCATGATCGACATCGATCACAAGGAATCGTACTGCGACGAACAACCGTTCTACCGCACCAAGGTCAAGCTGAAGAAAGAAATCGTCACCCTGGGCGTTGAAGGCGTGGACCCGAACAAGAAGGTCGGCACCTACGTTGAGCCGCAGGACTGGAACGCGCTGATCAGCGACCCGGAAGTGCTGTTGATCGACACGCGCAACGATTACGAAGTGGCGATCGGCACTTTCGAAGGCGCCATCGATCCGAAAACCACCAGTTTTCGTGAATTCCCCGAGTACATCAAAGAACACTTCGATCCGGCCGTGCACAAGAAGGTCGCGATGTTCTGCACCGGCGGCATTCGCTGTGAAAAAGCCTCGAGCTACATGCTCGGCGAAGGGTTCGAAGAGGTTTATCACCTCAAGGGCGGCATTCTGAAGTACCTCGAAGAGGTGCCGCAGGAAGAAACCAGGTGGCAGGGCGACTGCTTCGTGTTCGACAACCGCGTCACCGTGCGCCACGACCTCAGCGAAGGCGACTACGATCAATGTCATGCCTGCCGCACTCCGGTCAGCGTTGAAGATCGCGCCTCCGAGCATTACGTGGCCGGCATCAGTTGCCCGCATTGCTGGGACAAGCTCAGCGAGAAAACCCGCCGCAGCGCCATCGACCGGCAAAAGCAGATCGAGCTGGCCAAGGCGCGTAACCAGCCGCACCCGATCGGCTACAACTACAAGCAAGCATCCACCGAGGCCTGA
- a CDS encoding GGDEF domain-containing protein — protein sequence MKSPTQTNAIDFDSAKLQRLGFGQLPPLLERPASLAQLRQQMSLQLQTSLEPQRILGLFFREVQRLVPLDALVYAHQGSDLRLEFGSRGHHSISYSLSHEGEHLGEVVFRRNQRFSELEQGQLESLLSSLLYPMRNALLYREATQSALRDPLTGAGNRIAMEQTLQREIDMARRHQQPLSLLMIDIDHFKRVNDSHGHSAGDNVLKAIAATLKAQLRNVDMVFRYGGEEFLILLSNTSREAAAMVGERLRYATQTAEYYADGQLIELTVSLGCSTLLPGESADSLLRRADSALYVAKREGRNRLAMAG from the coding sequence ATGAAATCACCCACCCAGACCAATGCGATTGACTTCGACAGTGCCAAATTGCAGCGCCTGGGCTTTGGTCAACTGCCTCCCCTGCTGGAGCGTCCGGCCAGTCTGGCGCAACTGCGCCAGCAAATGAGCCTGCAACTGCAGACCAGCCTCGAACCGCAACGCATCCTCGGTCTGTTTTTCCGCGAAGTTCAGCGCCTGGTGCCGCTGGACGCCTTGGTTTATGCGCACCAGGGCAGCGATCTGCGCCTGGAGTTCGGCAGCCGTGGCCATCACTCGATCAGCTACAGCCTGAGTCATGAAGGCGAGCATCTGGGCGAAGTGGTGTTCCGCCGCAACCAGCGTTTCAGCGAGCTAGAACAAGGCCAACTGGAATCGTTGCTCTCGTCCTTGCTGTACCCGATGCGCAACGCCTTGCTGTATCGCGAAGCGACGCAGAGCGCGCTGCGCGATCCGCTGACCGGCGCCGGCAACCGCATCGCCATGGAGCAGACCCTGCAACGCGAAATCGACATGGCGCGGCGTCATCAACAACCGTTGTCACTGCTGATGATCGACATCGACCATTTCAAACGGGTCAATGACAGTCATGGGCACAGCGCCGGCGATAACGTGCTCAAAGCGATTGCTGCGACGCTGAAAGCGCAGTTGCGCAATGTCGACATGGTGTTTCGATATGGCGGGGAAGAGTTTCTGATCCTGCTGTCCAACACCAGCCGCGAGGCCGCAGCGATGGTCGGCGAACGGCTGCGTTACGCGACGCAAACCGCCGAGTATTACGCCGATGGCCAGTTGATCGAACTGACGGTCAGCCTTGGTTGTTCGACATTGCTGCCCGGCGAATCAGCCGACAGCCTGCTGCGACGGGCCGACAGCGCGCTGTACGTAGCCAAGCGTGAAGGTCGTAACCGCCTGGCGATGGCGGGCTGA
- the ubiG gene encoding bifunctional 2-polyprenyl-6-hydroxyphenol methylase/3-demethylubiquinol 3-O-methyltransferase UbiG encodes MSNVDHAEIAKFEALAHRWWDRESEFKPLHDINPLRVNWIDERVNLAGKKVLDVGCGGGILSEAMAQRGATVMGIDMGEAPLAVAQLHQLESGVSVEYRQITAEALAEEMPEQFDVVTCLEMLEHVPDPSSVIRACFRMVKPGGQVFFSTINRNPKAYLFAIIGAEYIMKLLPRGTHDFKKFIRPSELGAWSRMAGLTVKDIIGLTYNPLTKHYKLSNDVDVNYMIQTLREE; translated from the coding sequence ATGAGCAACGTCGACCACGCCGAAATCGCCAAATTCGAGGCCCTGGCCCATCGCTGGTGGGATCGTGAAAGCGAATTCAAACCGCTGCACGACATCAACCCGCTGCGCGTCAACTGGATCGACGAGCGGGTCAATCTGGCCGGCAAGAAAGTCCTCGACGTCGGTTGCGGCGGCGGCATCCTCAGTGAAGCCATGGCCCAGCGCGGCGCGACCGTGATGGGCATCGACATGGGCGAAGCGCCGCTGGCGGTCGCGCAACTGCATCAACTGGAGTCCGGCGTCAGCGTCGAATATCGGCAGATCACGGCCGAAGCGCTGGCCGAAGAAATGCCCGAGCAGTTCGACGTGGTCACCTGCCTGGAAATGCTTGAGCACGTTCCGGACCCATCGTCGGTAATCCGCGCCTGTTTCCGCATGGTCAAACCCGGCGGCCAGGTGTTCTTCTCGACCATCAACCGCAATCCGAAGGCGTACCTGTTCGCGATCATCGGCGCCGAATACATCATGAAGCTGCTGCCGCGCGGCACCCACGACTTCAAGAAATTCATTCGCCCCTCCGAACTGGGCGCGTGGAGCCGCATGGCTGGCCTGACCGTCAAGGACATCATCGGCCTGACGTACAACCCGCTGACCAAGCACTACAAGCTGTCCAACGACGTTGACGTCAACTACATGATCCAGACCCTGCGCGAGGAATAA